Proteins found in one Coffea eugenioides isolate CCC68of unplaced genomic scaffold, Ceug_1.0 ScVebR1_1476;HRSCAF=2330, whole genome shotgun sequence genomic segment:
- the LOC113755427 gene encoding anthocyanidin 3-O-glucosyltransferase 2-like, with product MEKFKLLMMVSPLMGHLVQALELAKLMLARNNQLSIIALIMELPIDPHGTARIQSLIAATNVEGLHFHHLPTPEDTSDWNITHRGLFTFKLLEYQKPHVRAIASKTQKFCGFLIDLVSTTMIDVSDELGVPTYIFFTSGAAFLGLMLHFQTLEDEHNQDISDLVKGESHLILPSFAKPVPIGVLPAMATQKEYWSTFVLKWTRDYRRAKGIIVNTFSDLESNAISSFSLDSYYGKSSLPPIFPVGPILNRSQIHTQSSEDYSAMMKWLDCQPKNSVVFLCFGSLASFHPDQVQEIAYGIERSGHRFLWVLRQPPATKGGFPRDYENLELVLPEGFLDRTASIGKVLGWVPQLAVLSHSAVGGFVSHCGWNSTLESIFCGVPIAAWPVQAEQQLNAFQLVKELGIAVEISLDYKQQKENQALVRAEQVEKGIREIMDVENEVRIRVKEFNEKSRLATKEGGSSYFALGNLIQDICSRSSAQLVL from the coding sequence ATGGAGAAATTTAAGCTCCTGATGATGGTTTCACCTCTTATGGGGCACTTGGTACAGGCCCTTGAGCTGGCCAAGCTGATGCTTGCAAGAAACAATCAACTATCAATCATAGCCCTGATCATGGAGCTGCCAATTGATCCCCATGGCACAGCCAGAATTCAGTCCCTCATCGCTGCCACAAATGTTGAAGGCCTCCACTTCCATCACCTTCCAACACCAGAAGACACCTCTGATTGGAACATCACACATAGAGGGCTCTTCACTTTCAAGCTCCTagaatatcagaaacctcatgTGAGAGCCATAGCCtcaaaaactcaaaaattttgTGGGTTTTTGATTGACTTAGTTAGCACGACCATGATTGACGTATCTGACGAGCTTGGAGTTCCTACCTACATATTCTTCACCTCTGGTGCGGCTTTTCTTGGTCTGATGCTTCATTTCCAAACCCTTGAAGACGAGCACAACCAGGACATATCTGATCTGGTTAAAGGGGAAAGCCATTTAATTCTCCCTAGTTTTGCAAAACCAGTTCCAATCGGCGTCCTCCCAGCTATGGCAACCCAGAAGGAATATTGGTCGACCTTCGTTTTGAAATGGACCCGTGACTACAGAAGGGCTAAAGGAATCATAGTGAACACTTTCAGTGATCTTGAATCTAATGCTATTAGTTCCTTTTCATTAGATTCTTATTATGGTAAATCAAGCTTGCCACCAATCTTTCCTGTTGGGCCTATTCTAAATAGGTCCCAAATCCACACTCAATCTAGTGAAGATTATTCAGCAATGATGAAATGGCTGGATTGTCAGCCTAAAAACTCGGTAGTTTTTCTCTGTTTTGGCAGCTTGGCAAGTTTCCATCCGGACCAAGTTCAAGAAATAGCTTATGGCATTGAGAGAAGTGGTCATCGGTTCCTATGGGTTCTCAGGCAGCCCCCTGCAACGAAAGGAGGATTTCCTAGGGATTATGAGAATCTTGAACTTGTGCTGCCCGAAGGGTTCTTGGATCGAACGGCTTCGATCGGAAAAGTACTGGGTTGGGTTCCACAATTGGCCGTGCTGTCACATTCGGCTGTTGGGGGATTTGTGTCACACTGCGGCTGGAATTCAACGCTGGAGAGCATCTTTTGTGGGGTGCCTATTGCCGCCTGGCCTGTACAAGCTGAGCAACAGCTGAATGCGTTCCAGTTGGTGAAAGAGTTGGGAATTGCTGTAGAAATTAGCTTGGACTACAAGCaacaaaaggaaaatcaagCTCTGGTGAGAGCCGAGCAAGTAGAGAAAGGCATAAGGGAAATCATGGATGTTGAGAATGAAGTAAGGATAAGGGTTAAAGAATTCAACGAGAAAAGCAGACTAGCTACTAAGGAAGGTGGGTCATCTTATTTCGCTTTGGGGAATCTTATTCAAGACATTTGTTCACGGTCTTCAGCTCAATTGGTGCTATGA
- the LOC113755429 gene encoding UDP-glucose flavonoid 3-O-glucosyltransferase 6-like: MTMIDVVEAFDVPCYVFFTCGAASLGLMFHFETLEDEQTKEISDLVQVEMKLVIPSLTNNVPSSVLPIFTTRKEIWRCWFLKATREYRRAKGILVNTFADLEPHAINSFLMEYSYGEFENHGLALPEGFLDRTALIGKVVGWIPQMAILSHPAVGGFVPHCGSNSILEGIWCGVPIAAWPLFGKQQFNAFQLVKELGMAGEISSDFNEANKHQPLAKAEQIEKGIREVMDGENDARKKVKEFTKKCRQAMKEGCSSRVAFENLMLTLCSSLHQASQVLGSLGRK, encoded by the exons ATGACAATGATCGATGTAGTTGAAGCATTTGATGTTCCTTGCTATGTTTTCTTCACTTGTGGTGCTGCTAGTCTTGGTCTTATGTTCCATTTTGAAACACTCGAGGATGAGCAAACTAAGGAAATATCCGATTTAGTCCAAGTTGAAATGAAATTGGTCATTCCTAGCTTAACCAACAATGTTCCAAGTAGCGTCCTCCCAATTTTTACAACTAGAAAGGAAATTTGGCGTTGCTGGTTCTTGAAGGCTACTCGTGAGTATAGAAGGGCCAAGGGCATCCTAGTCAACACATTTGCTGATCTTGAGCCTCATGCTATTAATTCTTTTCTAATGGAATATTCTTATG GGGAATTTGAAAATCATGGACTTGCTTTGCCCGAAGGATTCTTGGATCGAACAGCTTTGATTGGAAAAGTTGTGGGCTGGATTCCACAAATGGCCATTTTGTCACACCCTGCCGTGGGTGGATTTGTGCCACATTGTGGCTCGAACTCAATATTGGAGGGTATTTGGTGTGGTGTGCCAATTGCTGCATGGCCATTGTTTGGAAAGCAACAATTCAACGCATTCCAATTGGTGAAAGAGTTAGGAATGGCTGGGGAAATTAGTTCGGATTTCAACGAAGCTAATAAGCATCAACCTTTGGCGAAGGCAGAACAAATAGAGAAAGGAATAAGGGAAGTCATGGATGGTGAGAATGATGCCAGGAAAAAGGTCAAAGAGTTTACTAAGAAATGTAGGCAAGCTATGAAGGAAGGCTGTTCGTCTCGTGTGGCCTTTGAGAATTTGATGCTGACTCTGTGCAGTAGCCTCCATCAAGCTTCCCAAGTATTGGGGAGCCttggtagaaaataa